Below is a window of Vicingus serpentipes DNA.
TTTATCTAAGGTATTACAATTTGTAAAGAAAAGTTAAAACTCCATTTCTTTAACATCATCAAACACCATTTTAACCCCTTCTTTTAAAGATATTTTGGCTTTCCAGCCCAGAGCTTCTAATTTTGACACATCCATTAATTTACGAGGTGTACCGTTTGGTTTAGAAGCATCAAATTTAAATGTACCTTGAAAACCACTAACTTCTTTCATAGTTTCAGCTAATTCTAAAACGGTAACATCTGTTCCTGTACCAATGTTAAAGATTTCTTCTCCATCGTAATTCTCCATCAAGAAAATACAAGCATCTGCCATGTCATCAACATGTAAAAACTCACGCATAGGTGTTCCATCTCCCCAAATTTCTATCTCTTGTAAATTGTTTCTTTTTGCTAAAGAGAATTTTCTAATAAATGAGGCAAACAAATGTGAATTTTCTGGATCATAATTATCGTTTGGGCCATACAGATTAGTTGGCATTACCGAAATAAAATTATCTCCATATTGTCTTCTATAAGATTCACATAACTTAATTCCTGCTATTTTAGCTATAGCATAAGGCTCATTAGTTGGTTCTAATTCACCAGTCAATAAATATTCTTCTTTAAGTGGTTGTCGAGCCATTTTAGGGTAAATACAAGATGAACCTAAAAACAACATCTTTTTTACTTTCGTATTATGACAAGCATGAACTACATTAAGTTCAATCATTAAATTATCATAAATAAATTCTGCCCGATAAATATTGTTTGCTAAGATACCTCCTACTTTCGCAGCACTCATAAATACATAATCAGGCTGTTCAGTAGCAAAAAAATCATTTACCTGCTGTTGATTGCGTAAATCTAATTCCTTTGATGTACGCGTAATAATATTATTAAATCCGTCTTTACGTAATTTACGCTCAATAGCAGAACCTACCATTCCTCGATGGCCTGCAATATAAATCTTATCTGTTTTATTCATTCTGATTTAAAATATCGTGACCACCTAGCTTTAAAT
It encodes the following:
- a CDS encoding GDP-L-fucose synthase family protein, whose translation is MNKTDKIYIAGHRGMVGSAIERKLRKDGFNNIITRTSKELDLRNQQQVNDFFATEQPDYVFMSAAKVGGILANNIYRAEFIYDNLMIELNVVHACHNTKVKKMLFLGSSCIYPKMARQPLKEEYLLTGELEPTNEPYAIAKIAGIKLCESYRRQYGDNFISVMPTNLYGPNDNYDPENSHLFASFIRKFSLAKRNNLQEIEIWGDGTPMREFLHVDDMADACIFLMENYDGEEIFNIGTGTDVTVLELAETMKEVSGFQGTFKFDASKPNGTPRKLMDVSKLEALGWKAKISLKEGVKMVFDDVKEMEF